gttttgacacatgtttttttttttcattcttaggATCAGACAAGACCCAAGAGGGTGAAGGTAGGGAGAAAAGTAGTAAAGGAACAGTCGGTAACAACTTTGCATCTGCGGCGAGATGACATGGTGGACGCTGTAGTGGAGGGCGAAGTTAGGAAGGTGTGTATTAAGCCTTGATACAGGGCCTTTTTAATATTCTTTTGTCTTCCTTTAGTTTGGGGGAGTTTAAGCCCTAAGTTTATAACCGGGAGCTTTTCACTTTTTAAGAAACGCTTCCTACATGAGTTTTACTTATTTGTGTGTCTTCTGAACACTTTCTTTGCAAGGAAAGTTTATGAATTAGGCCCCCAGAGACTGACCcaaaaaaatcagaaatcttgGGTCTTTTTCAATCACCTTATAGAAAAAACTTAATTTTGGACattatcaaggacattttatatttgttattcgcTAATTTCATTTATTAAATGCGTTTCTGATTATAAGAAGTTTTTCCGTTTAAATTCTGTCCAAAATCACGCATGTTTTAAAATGGAGGAAGAGCTcacgaaaaaaaaaatatcaacctAACGACCCtcccaaatttttgtcttggaatgGCAACCaaacaattcatttttttttttgccttggcTAAGtgaacaggaatagcccaatgaagttTTTATGTGCTTGGGCAGATTTGTCCTGATTCACAACTTTCACATGATTAGTTTTACTGGGTAAACGCAAAAAAATCATTGTCACATGGTTGTCTTATTACAAAATGCCTCGGATGTTGATGCGCAAAAATTGCTTTTAAAGGGCATGTAGTAATGGTAAGGTTTAGAATTAGAACCTTCTAGTTACATTGTAGTTTGAACTTATTTAAAGGTGTGTGTTCACaagttttttgtattgtactttgCATGTTGAGGCCTGTACAAAAATTACAAAGTTGCAATGGTCCAGATATTTACGTAGGGGAATATGCCAAATTCCGGTCTCAATGGTTGCATTGTGCAGTATTGCCTTCTCCAAATATAGTTTCATATGTATTTTAAACATACCACTTTCAATAATATTGAATCTTAATTGTTCAAACTCTATTCCACAGGTTCAAGTTCAGGAGATTGATCCTATGAAAGGGACTGTAGGGGTTATAGAGGTGGAAAATGCCAGCAAGTCGGTAATTTATCTGCCAGCAGGAGCCTTTACGGGCTTGCCTATTGTTAAGAAACAGAAGAAGGTATGTTAATGTTATTTGTATAAATTTTCTGCAGATAAAAAGCAccacccatgattcaaaatacagtaGAAGCCCGATAATACAAAAATCTGATACgacaagcttgattttcaggtccctggcactgaatccctatgttattatgtgatggataagaCCAAATCCTGATCATCCTAAAGTTTGTGGCCCCACAAATTTCGCATTAAAGCGTTTCCACTGTATTGTTTTTGTGTTGTCCTTTTTTTCATAGCTTAAAACTGGGGGTTGCCACTGCCTTCATTAGAGGAGGGGGTATTAATTGGGTAAAGTAAAAAATAATGGCACCGTTTAGTTGTTGATGCCTGCTGCGCTAATTAAAAAGACCAGCAAAGAAATCAATCAATtgtaaataatataggcctaacaataaaattgaactaatgtaattcaattttttgcccatttttgagatagccatagatagtgtcaccaataaattacaaaaactactttagaaaatgtgctttgcaaatttatatatttgaggctatacagttactgtagcaagtgtcaggagtgttacaaaaacatgcaagctgggctcaaaaaataaaattgaaggtaAATCCCCTAAATTCTGTGCCTTTTTTGAGAGGGCCATAGATGTTGTccacaaaaaattacaaagactgttttagaaaatgtagtttataaaatAATTGAGGCCATACAGGAACTAtacagtgtcaggagtgttacacaataGCACTACTTGGATGGATCCTTACATCAATTTGAAGAACAATGTGATGTTAAAAACTTcaacacagtttttgcacatcataTTGCATTATACAAACTTCCAACAGAAAATAATTTAAGATGtttcttttgacaaataaaaacttttggtttttttaggtgttttaatgaaaattttatttttttcccaaaactttCCATGTGAACAATTCTGCATTAGTGTCTAAGTAATTAATTAAAAGaattacatatttgcataattttgtcaaatATAACAAGGAATGACATGGATCTTTTGTGTTGTTTCTGATGATTTTGGACAACTTTTACCAATAAaccagttgaaaaaatatatttagcaatattattataagttattttttttatttttgctgaaccatgaaatggtatcagcctatatgagtgaatgttacttactagcttactgactaaccatttggtctgaaatggacatatctctataaatgccacgaaggtatgatcccatgagtggtgtcaaatgaaagaggaaaacataaagaatataataaaaatatttccaaacgtccaaggtcatccagggttctaggggtcaaaaagggtcattttaaccgaaaatgctccgattgagcttaaatttaaatgcaatgatgcttatgacattctaaacatgtttaaaacatttaaaaaactatttaaggtcattaaggggtcataaaggggtcaaaggtcaaggttttaaaaatgctccaattgagctgaaatttatatgcaatgatccttatgacattctaaacatgaaaaaatattttaaaattaatttaaggtcattaaggggtcataaaggggtcaaaggtcaagcttttcaaaatgctccaattgagctgaaatttatatgcaatgatccttatgacattctaaacatttcaaaaacattttaagattcatgtaaggtcattaaggggtcataaaggggtcaaatgtcaagttttctaaaatgctccgattgagctgaaatttaaacgcaatgatccttatgacattctaaacatgttgaaaagattttaaaattcatttaaggtcattaaggggcaataaatgggtcaaaggtcaaggtttcaAAATGCtttaattgagctgaaatttaaatgcaatgatccttatgacattcttaacatgttttaaatattttaaaattcatttaaaggGGGTcgtacagaggtcaaaagtcaagttttcaaaatgccagctttccatgatcaaggtatattaaaacggcaattaatgaaacagtcttattaaaaaataatactatccagcacgtacagtattgctgcttgatcagattgtCACAGTTATCcacctaacttacctcgtgcccttgcaaagggcacagttgctctctagagtttattttatattctttatttttcctctttcattaacaccactcgggcggtcataccttcgtagcatttcgagattatgtccattacagactccgggtgacagtgatataggcctaccacaatatactgccgaagccacatggttcaggtatggtgcggttatcgctctagtttcttgaatttagatatgttttgcttacaataacatttacaattacatttctgaacactgtttgtaattttgaccctTTTGTCACACTTTTgtgccattatttctgattatacccataTTTGGGTGTACTGCAAAGTGCAAACATGGGTCACATTTTTGGCGTTTTGGTACAGGATATCTCTGAAATAACTGCCAGCAAAGAATTTATGTTTTGGGTGTTTTAATGCTGCAACGGAACATAATGGAATAACGTATGCTGTTTGTGTGGTAAAGCATCTACCAGCATGTTGATGTTTTAAATTGTAGCATGTACAATTGCCCTCAGTTCATGGTTCATGACCCATGTATTTTTCATCTTTCAGAAGCCAATACAGAAGAGAAAGAGGTCCCATGTGACATCTGGATCTGTGAGTGTAGATGGAAGCAGAGGTCGTAGTGTAAGTAGATTTTGTTTCATTCTCAAATGGTTCTTTGTTTGAAGTTAATGCAGCAGAATTAAAACAGAGAACCCTGACTGCACCGTCACCGCTTTGGATCCTGACTTTGCCAGCCAATTCTCATCTGAAGTGTTTGGGTATTGCGTGCAGGTTGCATCAAGTGGTCTCTGAAATGTGTCTTGTAATGCAAGGATGCACCCACATAAAGATTGCCACAAGCACATTCCAAGCAAATTTTTGAGTCCTGGTTAtgtggttttaattctgtgtttAAAATACATTTCATATCATATTAGAGAAGGGCTGCTaggaatacgcaattgcgttatttgcaacaaaattttgtatattttgggcaaaatcaGATTGCGTTTTTTGGTAAAACCGGGGCATGTTTTTCGGCCTCCAAATCCTAGCAGCCCTACAATAAGAGGTGAGTGCACGCATACAGTAAatgggcatggatgggcggatttacttcagattttcaggatggGTGGGTCATGATCAAAAacttttttgggtggggttcgaggtcatatactgaggtcaaaggtcaaattacaaaaactgtcgtatgggcatgagacttggtgggtacagtcaacatttagagcgaaattttttggaaggtcattttggggtcatcgcgggtcatctgaggtcaaattaataaaattggtcatatgggcatgagacttggtgggtacagtcaacatttagagccaaatttttggaaggttattttggggtcatccaggtcaTCTGCAGGGACGACTGCCTTTTGCGAAATTTGTCTATGGAATTCCTTCCTACACTATTTCAACCTTATTTATGTGACTATTATTGTTgcccatatttttttatgtttgtttgtttaccactcaGTTGACTTttataatgaccttaaatgaattataaaaatttgtacacatttaatttgccccatggtggaggcatcccattcaACGCCTTACATAGAAACTACAACGTTGTTTTTTTGATGTTATTTTTTTGAGCGCtacgttctaaatgtagcagcgctatatatataaatatttataatgtgtGTAATGTATGTACCCAGTGGTTCCACATGACAAACCACtatattgctttaaaaaaaagaaaaaaagaataagCATTTTAATTCATCTTACAAGCAACTAAAATGTCCTATCAGCACATAAAGTATTTATAGTCCAGGAATATGCCTTCTTGACCCTGTTCAGACTCCCAGAATCCCAAAACAAGGGTGAATTGAAGTCATTGCACTATAGATGAAACTAAAAAGACTCCAAAGGTATTTTAAATGGCATACTAATTTTATAGACATATGATGTGAATAGAGGAAATGAAGGTgaaaaccaaattttaggctgTCTTTTGATGGTTTTCCTATGATAGACTACATGTATGGGGCATGATAGACTATGGGGCATGCATCTCTAcggcccttggttttccacttttGTAGTCTACTCTTGGGAActacatgaaaacacaacaaatcaacagtaaagatatgtctgaattgatattcaaaaaagttcccacgttttacttgggACATTAAGgagttatttagggttaaaaatgggtttttcgtgatttttttccatttttacccaaaaatatcaaatattaaaatagctgtaactttcaaaataaattgagtagaaatttcatttctattgtagtagtttgatataatgacatattttttaaatcaataaaatatatatatattttttttttatgcaaaaaatacatttttaggtcaaaaatggccaaaatagcacaaaaatatgatttttgccatatttttatattttagagttgtgcggtgacatttttattcaccagtattATACATCcatgtgacatgtaacatctacaatagaaatacaatttctactcaatttatttttaaagttacagctattttaatatttgacattttggggcaaaaatggaaaaaaatcacggaaaacacatttttaaccccaaataactcctaaatgtcccaagtaaaacgtgggaactttttggatattaattcagacatatcttttctcttgatttgttatgttttcatgtaGTTCCCAAGAGTAGACTacagaagtgaaagataaatgctcaTGCCTCATAGTCTATGAATAaaaattcactctaaaaggaATTCCAGCTTTAAATTATGTAGAAGAGGTCGtcatgtaattagtttgggtggaaggcatttgtAGGATCATGTTTACATCCAATCATGACAGtacaccaaaccatcaatgatgagatcATGCACACTATTAAAAAGCAAACCAAACATTGAGttctataacttcctgtcaattcaAGTTATTAATAGGCATGTGACGCATGTCCAATACAAATTTAAATTGATTCCAACTTATTGGATGGgacttgatgaaagaaacatttttgcGTTTTTAATCGTAAAGGTGGTAACCTGATTGATAACAtcatcccctcactttaccccatcaaaatgctcgTTCACAtgctgaaattaggcgttccaaattggtatatttctggataaatcatcaaaaaactgtcaaattagtctcaaatgtggtataccatattttagactaattcaacagttttttgatcatatcttcggaaattcaccgatttggaactcctaatttcaatatgttaaatgttatatgggtataatcagaaagaatggcaccaaagtgtgacaaaagCGTCAAAATTACAAAGAGTGTTCAGAGATGTAATTGTCTTATTGTAAGCAAAACATATCTAAATTCAAGAAAACATAAACAAATTACTAAAGTAATGTTACTAAGGGAccgaccgctcattattaatgcgggagggggggggccgggaaaatgttgagctttatgggtgaaaaatgggggatggggttggaaaaaatttctttttaaaagtcatagtgaATGCAGCTCTTTTTGgggacaaaataagtttattgtacaaatgcgagcgaagcgcgcgcAAATTCTTGCCATTTTGaatctaaactgatgaaatatggtgcaagagTGGAATTAATTCGTGCGAAGAGTACAAAAATGTGCGATTTTGTGACTAAAATAATTGTCGAATAtatggttaatttggtcagaaacccacataggcctacaggcctcAACATTTGGGGGATGGTCTGGCAAAACATGGGGGGATTCCACCACTCctcccatcccccgggatctacgcataTGCCAATAGATCCACTTTTGGTAAGAACATTTATAGGTGTGTGCTTGCAGGTGGGGTGGTCATGTGGTGAGGAGTGAGTGGTTTGCGTGTGTAGCatgtggcagtggcgtagatttctttttttgacatggggggggggtaggaaaaagaaaaaaaatcttgaagtatagtgaatccagcacattttggccgTTGACTAATAGTtcatagtacaaatgcgcgcgaagctcgcTCATTTTTTGCCCTATTTTTTGCCCTATATATGCTCAAATGGTGAAATACTGTGCAAAATGGGAACAACTTTGTGCGAATAAGTCATTAGACAAAtattaaacgaaggattttcaaatttattctaataatttgtatataacacacacaaaaatgttaagctacatccaatgcaccaacatttcactcgctgcgatatttgattactgagaaaactctgttttagagaacaactttatacgtcttttatacgttttttttacgtctctttgtgtaaccttaaactatttctggtatttattcctagctattcgttgtagaagtgacgtaataaatgggattaactgccatagcaatagatgaatacaatttcgaataattacatcgccctgtactacaagcaggttgcattaatcacctgcgtatgtctgctatagattgaatacaataccgctcttttcaaagatactaatcttacaggtgcgagtgatcagcatgatatggttcaatgcataggtaccgcgtcaACGTTCTAGTGCTGaatgatatagtcaaaaattgtattcatctagtgCTATGGtgattaatcatgttacatcatcacttcgacggcAAATATGAAGAATTTGTTTACAAAAGacgctaaatccaatagctgcatTATGCCACATTTTTCTGGTAGAtcatatattttaacattttaagtttaaatgacatttaacgattggaatgggtATGTTTGTAATAATGACTTGTCATAATTTTTTCCCTCAAATTTCTccaatgcaaaatttaaaatgggcTGACATTGGATTTAGCTCTTTTTGGaaccaaacaaaattattttaatttatgatattatttttcgcacgtgggaggttaaagagatttgcaactATTTGTTAAAGATATccaaaaaattgttataactattttAGCAGTCCAATGTTATTAAATTGGCAAGCTTACTGCTACTcttagaaatattttcaaatgaattttacacaaagcagcctttggagttagcgccttttggaaccaaactatTCAATTATACGCCTTTTACGTTCTGATGACGTCTTTACCCTCACATTTACATATATTACATCTAAACAATAGCTCTTAATTGCTAATCATATCTAGTTTTTCAATAATAACTAACCTCACAAATTAAGTGCAGTGAACATTAATGCCACTTGCGCCCACATAtttgccctgtgtcttgaatagctattataGCACATCATTGAACCTACCCTGTGGttataagaggctaggaaataattccaaatatctcataACCTCGTTTgcatgcctttatctaatcctgccccacacgACAAGGACTATTTAGCCCATTTAATCTTGACATAAGACTgttcagtgtaggaatttttagcttttttaaacatgtttgcgATTGGCTTATAGCCaccacatgctgacaatacacataactagGCTAGGCAAGTCACAATGGTTGGTGTAAGTTGTTTACTTAGTGATAAGgcatatcatctgtatagaaaattattcaGCAAGCTACAATAGGCGATTTACCTCAGAAAAAGTTCAATACAAGTACAGTGCACAAAACTAGTCCATTCTCTATAGTtgattgaatgtttattgactcttgtaataacccagaaatgtgtgtataaacatgtataatgtattttctattacaaaataataattggtgttcattaaagcagggatatgagacaaatatcccggacaaaagctagcaagaccataatgcatacatgtataatttgTTTACTTTGGTGATAAGTCATCTATATAGCATCTGTACatagaatttagtcggccatgactgggtccctgGCGCAcgaaactggtgttgtgactgcccaatttactggattaaagccgcttaaaaatcgatgttatgttgtattgtgttgtaaagttTCATCATtttattgtctacgtgtaacacgggtgatgaaatgcagttaaaattcccgccaaagACGCAACATTTCATATTTCTGGTGGGATAAACACTACGGCGaaccagctatggctgccattgaggtgtaggaatgcgtgaaatgggATTCTTCTACAGGAAACTATACAACAAATTTGAAATATTACCAACATGCAGTGTTCCTCGAGCACATTAGACGATTTGCTTCCAAATAATacttcttttaaaaaggaatggtgCGTCCACCGGGAAATAGCATCCGATGGCCTGATATGGTGGACCTTTTGATGTAATGTAAACGGGTGgtttaaaaacctaaatgcaaaatgagtcaattatgcctcaaatcactttaaatatttattttccaatcagtgcagagtagataATACatatgtttctcacttctctttccatacagacCAGCATGTTTATATAGGCGTTTTAGCCTggccccatcaggacccaagcgtgtctccacacagagcgaccgtttaaacaaacaaacaaacaaacacctgaTCCGTAAAGACAAATTCTGGTTATATATAACTACGTCTTTCCTGCGTGCCTGTGTGTAATAAACAGGTACAATAGAGCTTAATTAAGAAACGAAacttataataattatatgactaATTAACCTTGATTAGAGGAGTATATTTATACCGAACAAACAATTCCGAGAAGAACGTTGATTTCAATCATTGTTAATAGTCCTTGAAGAGGTGTGGTCTGATTTCTTGTCTACAATCACGCCATCTGCTGTAGACGCCAGTCGAGCTTCTGAATACGTTCCGgatgagcgaaaaatagtgcagTGTTGAAGGGGATTTCACAAAATGCAGTGGCAAGACTAAGATATTGGGGGAGGGGTAGAGGTGGACAAAATATTCTCAATTGATTACGTTGACTGGGGAGGGGCAAGTTGAGGTTAAAATGTTCAGAATAATGTGAACGTTTAACGCTCTCACCTCCTAAAGTTAACGGTTTTGGGTCCTTTTTGAACATTTTCACTAAACTTTTTGTGGATGGATCACCCCGATACAAACAACCGCAAACTTGATATTTTAcctaaaatggggggggggggcacagtgacatcgccccgatatcttaatcgccatggtaggttgaatccacagccaccgatggccattttattcggaccttatgagatgcatattattagcgaagtgacctgactaaggctactgaccaTAGACGGGGTAATCGATTTCttgctgtgtgagcaagcttgtatacgacattgcggtcaatggttataccgaggctccacttgagtgagtgccgctatagcctgctgcgcgctgtagtccatggaccaacgcaatataaaattgagagttttggtcaaattttgtgttcaaagcgcacggccaattttcaaagcgcacgctaacgactataatatctgttcaacacgtattttcaagtgtatgagaccacatctggtttcttgagaaaaattcatttacgggagatattcatcattttctaacccattatccgaagattttcgtctgatatcaaaatcgtgcatagcaattcacgtgtatcgatcccgtgtattcattttaatgtctctgctgcaccaaataattattagccaggcgatgtcggtgtgggggGGTTCATGTAGGCACTAAGTTTAAAAACAATCTACGGTATATAATAAAGAAATTTTACCTCTGTTGACCTactaatttttattcaaattgaacaaacattttgccccttttgaccccaaaacataccCCTCACCATGTTTGAGCCATTAAGCTGGAGcctattttggcattattctgatgatcacagcacttaatataggGGAGACCAAACAAGTCCGCCCTCGGGGCAAGTCCGCACACCCCgtgtttctgatctcgtgactgctggaaaagtacacTGATGAGGTTATTAGCTGGCACACGTTATAGCTTattacccccccaaaaaaaaaaaaaaaccaaacaaaaaacaagacagtccgacacatctcgccacagaaattatcgtcaaaaaaGGTTTCCGAGTGAAGGAAGTTTACGTTTTTAGAattcttatatttatttggaaggtGAACGTTTGCCCGACATATTATGCAATATTAAAAGATCGCCATTTTgtgtttagtaggcataacacgaAAAGAAAAAAGCATTGTTGGGGCAAGTCCGCTCTGTATGTGAAGGGGCAAGTTCGCCCTGTATTTTCCCCAGGCGGAATCCCGGGGCGTAAAAGCTGTAAATAAAgattttgctcattttggacttctacatttattagcttacatgTACATTATACCCCTCCAATAAATTTAGTATACTCTTTGGTGAGTGAGAGTGAGTGactaatataccctttactaaacgtttgcattaaatttatcattgttatgcaatattataaccttttctttttatcagggtgaacttaccccagcacggggcaagtccgcccttgcATCGagatttttattttcccttctcctgTCGTTACTGGAAGCTCAATGtacttaacataacataacataacagaaaacttttggtgcgctgttccttatgacaagctcgtagcgcgtacaaagtaaaaataaaaacatgttaaggtACACAAAGCAAAAGCCTTAAATAAGTAATATTATAGAGTACAAACctcaaatttacataatacaagtcATAAAATATACAGATCAACAAAGTAAAACATATCATGGAAAAAACTCGCGATGGAAGAGGATTCTCTTACTGTGATGGGAAGTTTATTCCATTCACATAAAGTAAATGTCCTGTAGCCTGGGGTAATCCAAACGAAGGGAACATTGACTGATCTAAGATTACGGGATGGATGATAAATATGGAGACAAGTATTCAGATAATCTGGTGCTAAGCAGTTTAGAGTCTTGTAGACGTAGAGGAGCAGTTTGTAAATAATACGCTGTTGGACAGGGAGCCAATGAAGAGCAGACAACAATGGTTGCGAATCGTGCTTGCGAGGTACATTAAAGTCGAgctgcccagttttgaagacgttGAAGACGATGGACATGTTTATGTGGAATTGAAGACAGGAGACCTTTGCAAACTGGATATTGACCATTGACCTGTTGCGGCACATAACTTCTGAACCAAAACTGGTATTGAGATAAAAATTACATATTTGTGATCTTACAGCCTAGACAAATGATATATGAtttgaacactttcaatttttgacccctgtataaccctttggggtcatttatttcaaaatgagcAATGGTGCCAGTGTGGCATCCGTTAGATTCTGAACCAGTAGGTCTCAGAGATatagaaaacaccaaaaaacattgtgcggacgctacttgTGAGTCAAGACAAAATATCCTATTTCAGCATCAGACAATCATCATCTTTCTTCCTTCCATTTATACGTAAAAACAGAACAATTTTGTTAGCTTTTTCTCTTTATTCctaccttctttcccttccagtcgcctTGGGCGGTAGGTTTAATTAGGACTATTCAAAACACCAAGGACATAACAATTTGCTCAATATAAGGACgtggttttaatcatgtttatgaaGCTCATTAATTAAGTTCATGAAGCACATTACATAATGAGCAATGGAAAACATTCATCAATTCACATTACATAATGTTTACGTCAAAGACATCCCGGCGAAGGGATGATCGGTGGTTCACTCGTTACGTTGCTGTCTGAAGTGCAGGTTGTGTTTTCACAGAATTTGTGAATAGCCTATAATCCAGCTCTTTTAATTTCATCATTTCTGTATAAGAAAAGTTTAAACGAAGTATATGTAACTCTGGTGTCGCATGTCATTATGGCCAGACTCAGTGAAttcatatttatttttctttggttGAATGCGAAGGCAGATACAACTAGGAAACCTCTGGTGCTCTCAGGTATGTTATTAGTTGATATTTCTATGTTTCTTGATGTAACATGAAGTTAAGTGTGGTATTGCAATTGTAATGAAAGAATAGGTGAAGAAAATGAGTTGTAAAGAAGGAATAGGTAGCTAAAGcatttccaccctgatgtggcagtgacgttaaAGCATTGGGGCAGA
Above is a window of Amphiura filiformis chromosome 20, Afil_fr2py, whole genome shotgun sequence DNA encoding:
- the LOC140143011 gene encoding uncharacterized protein, producing the protein MAAEAVDSEGTWSRCHVKEEKEGFRHVSFVGWGPKHDRWVTYNEFRQCHVSQGSTDQTRPKRVKVGRKVVKEQSVTTLHLRRDDMVDAVVEGEVRKVQVQEIDPMKGTVGVIEVENASKSVIYLPAGAFTGLPIVKKQKKKPIQKRKRSHVTSGSVSVDGSRGRSFPRVDYRSER